One window of Bos mutus isolate GX-2022 chromosome 29, NWIPB_WYAK_1.1, whole genome shotgun sequence genomic DNA carries:
- the LOC102279102 gene encoding olfactory receptor 8D2, producing MTTLNHSSVSEFILEGLTKCPELQLPLFLLFLGIYVVTVVGNLGMIFLIAISSQLHSPMYYFLSHLSFIDLCYSSVITPKMLVNFVLEKNVISFLECMAQLYFFLIFVIAEGYLLTAMAYDRYVAICSPLHYNIIMSHRVCSIMMGVVYSLGLFGATVHTVRMSMLSFCGSHVISHYFCDILPLLSLSCSSTHINEILLFIIGGVNTLAPTLAVLISYAFILSSILCIHSIKGRSKAFGTCSSHLMAVVIFFGSITFMYFKPTSSNTMEQEKVSSVFYTTVIPMLNPLIYSLRNKDVKNALRKVLRGK from the coding sequence ATGACTACTTTGAATCATTCTTCAGTGAGTGAATTTATCCTTGAAGGGTTAACAAAATGCCCAGAGCTTCAGTTGCCACTCTTCCTCCTGTTCCTTGGAATATATGTGGTCACCGTGGTGGGGAACCTGGGCATGATCTTCTTAATCGCTATCAGTTCTCAACTTCACTCTCCAATGTAttattttctcagccatttgtcaTTCATTGATCTCTGCTACTCCTCTGTCATTACTCCAAAGATGCTGGTGAACTTTGTGTTAGAAAAGAATGTTATTTCCTTCCTGGAATGCATGGCTcagctttacttcttccttaTTTTTGTAATAGCAGAAGGTTATCTTCTCACTGCCATGGCGTATGATCGTTATGTTGCAATCTGCAGCCCACTGCATTACAATATTATCATGTCCCATAGGGTCTGTTCCATAATGATGGGTGTAGTATATTCACTGGGCTTATTTGGGGCCACAGTTCATACTGTCCGCATGTCAATGTTGTCCTTCTGTGGGTCTCATGTTATCAGTCATTATTTTTGTGATATTCTTCCCTTGTTGAGTCTCTCTTGCTCCAGCACCCACATTAATGAGATACTGTTGTTTATTATTGGAGGAGTTAATACCTTGGCACCGACACTGGCTGTACTCATCTCTTATGCGTTCATCCTCTCTAGCATCCTCTGTATTCACTCCATCAAGGGACGGTCCAAAGCCTTTGGCACTTGCAGCTCCCATCTCATGGCTGTGGTTATCTTTTTCGGGTCTATAACATTCATGTATTTCAAGCCCACTTCGAGCAATACTATGGAACAGGAGAAAGTGTCCTCCGTGTTCTACACCACCGTgatccccatgctgaaccccttgATCTACAGTTTAAGGAACAAGGATGTGAAGAATGCACTGAGGAAGGTGCTTAGGGGAAAGTAG